In the genome of Fimbriimonadaceae bacterium, one region contains:
- a CDS encoding Bax inhibitor-1/YccA family protein has product MSFRTSNPTLNEETFDKFGPIEGVNATPMTLSGMISKTVILLAILVAFAFLGWQTPSYAFLVAGVVATLAVGITLAFKPQWSAFLAPVYSIFMGLAMGTLSKVVTVQLADTKYANAVPLAVLGTMATLGIMLGLYASRIIKVTQTFIMVVAGATLAIMATYLLTWIIPGMSEMVIFKSGAIGIGFSVFVIILAALNFALDFHLVETGIKRGAPKYMEWYCGFAILVTMVWLYWEFLKLFMKLAGRR; this is encoded by the coding sequence ATGAGTTTTCGAACCTCGAATCCAACACTAAACGAAGAAACCTTTGACAAATTTGGCCCCATCGAAGGTGTAAACGCAACGCCGATGACTTTGAGCGGGATGATCAGCAAGACTGTCATATTGCTTGCCATTCTCGTGGCGTTTGCCTTCCTTGGCTGGCAAACCCCCAGTTATGCCTTTCTAGTTGCGGGAGTTGTCGCCACCCTTGCCGTGGGGATTACTCTCGCGTTTAAGCCCCAATGGTCGGCATTCTTAGCCCCGGTCTACTCCATCTTTATGGGTCTGGCTATGGGGACACTTTCCAAGGTGGTAACGGTGCAGCTTGCAGACACAAAATATGCCAACGCCGTACCCCTGGCAGTGCTTGGAACCATGGCGACGCTAGGGATAATGCTTGGGCTGTATGCCAGCCGCATCATCAAAGTCACGCAGACCTTCATCATGGTTGTTGCTGGCGCCACGCTTGCCATCATGGCAACCTATCTCCTCACTTGGATCATCCCCGGCATGAGCGAAATGGTGATCTTCAAGAGCGGCGCGATCGGGATCGGATTTAGCGTTTTCGTGATTATCCTCGCCGCGCTGAACTTTGCGCTGGACTTCCACCTGGTTGAAACAGGCATCAAGCGAGGGGCACCCAAATACATGGAGTGGTACTGCGGCTTCGCGATTTTGGTGACGATGGTCTGGCTGTACTGGGAGTTTCTGAAGTTGTTCATGAAACTCGCCGGTCGTCGGTAG
- the ubiA gene encoding putative 4-hydroxybenzoate polyprenyltransferase, whose product MATAVRGFHAVRVYLEMIKIEHSVFALPFAMIGMMWGALSTGDSAWPGWRIFVWIVVAMVSCRSAAMAFNRIADRDIDAKNPRTKIRALPAGLLQLRQANLYFALSCVIFFVSAWMLNPLALMLSPVALGVTLLYSVTKRFTPLCHFVLGLSLGIAPAAAWIAVTGALSWPIVAITAAVTFWTAGFDIIYSLQDEEFDKENHLRSLPQTVGKSKALFISRCCHLIAVSALVMGGLMTTRGVWWFVGAAGAAALLIYEQSLVKPDDLSKVNMAFFTLNGFVSLGLLVFAILDVAL is encoded by the coding sequence ATGGCCACCGCTGTCAGAGGCTTTCACGCAGTTCGCGTCTACCTTGAGATGATCAAGATCGAGCACTCGGTCTTTGCCCTGCCATTCGCGATGATCGGGATGATGTGGGGGGCGCTGTCCACGGGCGACTCGGCGTGGCCTGGCTGGCGGATTTTTGTCTGGATCGTCGTGGCAATGGTCTCTTGCCGCAGCGCGGCAATGGCCTTCAACCGCATCGCCGACCGAGACATTGACGCCAAAAACCCACGCACCAAGATACGGGCTCTCCCGGCTGGACTGCTGCAACTCCGCCAAGCAAACCTCTACTTTGCCCTCTCGTGTGTGATCTTCTTTGTGTCGGCTTGGATGCTGAACCCTCTCGCGCTCATGCTAAGTCCTGTCGCGCTGGGTGTCACCCTCCTCTACAGCGTCACAAAGCGCTTCACGCCGCTCTGCCACTTCGTGCTCGGGCTCAGCTTGGGAATCGCCCCCGCCGCGGCATGGATCGCCGTAACCGGCGCTCTAAGCTGGCCTATCGTCGCCATCACCGCTGCTGTCACGTTTTGGACCGCCGGGTTCGACATCATCTACTCCCTCCAAGACGAGGAGTTCGATAAGGAGAATCATCTGCGCTCTTTGCCACAGACGGTAGGGAAGTCGAAGGCGCTGTTTATCAGTCGGTGCTGCCACTTGATCGCGGTTTCCGCGTTGGTGATGGGCGGGCTGATGACCACCCGGGGAGTATGGTGGTTTGTGGGTGCCGCAGGGGCAGCGGCGCTGTTGATCTACGAGCAAAGCTTGGTTAAGCCCGACGACCTCAGCAAGGTCAACATGGCGTTCTTCACTCTCAACGGATTCGTCTCACTCGGACTGCTCGTCTTTGCGATTCTCGACGTGGCGCTGTAG
- a CDS encoding glycoside hydrolase family 65 protein, with amino-acid sequence MRLCEKLFVISTLLLVVGCSSKQPSSVVVDPSQPKQVVQEGDGWTLATSDATHTTPVLLSNGLIGIRLNRSMDSSGEKGRPLDAFRDDFYDLNGEEKLLPVDNPMMLDIRVEGEKLVAERGKNYHQSLDMKTGVLRSSWEQQVGGKLIKVTILTVIHPTERVIAQSLSVEASRDTKGEIAFWAPNIKSAEDSHTEAFDCGVSKARIVWKLSNGDLTSSWTTVPIGPRWSGSIDTDPALTFERVISFGRSERAVEMQEKLMMADIQPKVELFDPPQFDTFDTVKKAAADYFATQFWNTDIEIDGPVDDQQAVRSMLYYIRSGISPNAQIAPGPFGLANQTYNGHVFWDADVWMFPALALIDPERAKVIPDYRIRMAKAAEKNFREARSWAKNKPDEKELAKIDALQYPWESSVTGLEVSPTETKQQHHITATVLFGLDHAAALGLADEEAVKKIGQKAAKFYDWRSVWFRQRPGGPPVNSAIQRTIEDTISPDESFWGHDDLYTNCVAEWLMEKYAPKSEVANAYWFYRPRDHESFLNYTGDRLKGYKQAAGILAIYPLQDPQVEKQAAKMMDRFADKVIANGPAMSDSVNALVWARLGQTDKAYETWRKSWREFTNHPLMLFSEKRRKEETYFLTGAGGSLQTVLYGFLGFRIDLQKASSAAWSIQLKDGRWLSVTPNLPKGWKKVTLKNFTVLGKKYTLIATHDQVRVTSGDN; translated from the coding sequence TTGCGTCTTTGCGAGAAACTCTTCGTCATTTCGACTCTTTTGCTGGTTGTCGGCTGTAGCTCCAAGCAACCCTCCTCAGTGGTCGTTGACCCCAGCCAACCCAAACAAGTGGTTCAAGAAGGCGACGGCTGGACTCTCGCCACATCTGACGCAACGCACACGACTCCCGTGCTCCTTTCAAACGGCTTGATCGGGATCAGGCTGAACCGCTCAATGGACTCCTCCGGCGAGAAAGGGCGTCCACTCGACGCATTCCGCGACGACTTCTATGACCTTAACGGGGAAGAAAAGCTGCTCCCAGTCGATAACCCCATGATGCTGGATATCCGCGTGGAGGGGGAGAAGCTCGTTGCCGAAAGGGGGAAGAACTACCACCAAAGCCTGGATATGAAGACGGGAGTGCTTAGGTCAAGTTGGGAACAGCAGGTAGGGGGCAAGCTGATAAAAGTGACAATTTTGACAGTCATACACCCGACCGAACGCGTCATTGCGCAGTCCTTAAGCGTCGAAGCAAGCCGGGATACGAAGGGTGAGATCGCTTTCTGGGCACCCAACATCAAGAGCGCTGAAGACTCCCACACAGAAGCGTTCGATTGCGGCGTTAGTAAAGCCCGCATCGTTTGGAAGTTGTCGAACGGTGACCTGACTTCAAGCTGGACGACGGTGCCAATCGGTCCAAGGTGGTCGGGGTCGATAGACACTGACCCCGCTTTAACCTTCGAGCGCGTAATCTCGTTTGGGCGGAGCGAGCGTGCAGTTGAGATGCAGGAGAAGCTGATGATGGCAGACATCCAGCCGAAAGTGGAGCTCTTCGATCCACCACAGTTCGACACCTTCGACACAGTCAAGAAAGCAGCAGCCGACTACTTTGCCACCCAGTTTTGGAACACTGACATTGAAATCGACGGCCCCGTCGACGACCAGCAAGCCGTCCGCTCGATGCTCTACTACATACGCTCAGGCATCAGCCCCAACGCCCAAATCGCCCCCGGACCCTTCGGCCTGGCCAACCAAACCTACAACGGACACGTCTTCTGGGACGCCGACGTCTGGATGTTCCCAGCCCTCGCCCTCATCGACCCCGAGCGCGCAAAGGTGATCCCCGACTACCGCATCCGTATGGCAAAGGCTGCCGAAAAGAACTTTCGCGAGGCTCGGTCTTGGGCAAAGAACAAGCCGGACGAGAAGGAACTCGCCAAGATCGACGCTCTCCAGTACCCATGGGAATCGAGCGTGACAGGGCTGGAAGTCTCCCCGACTGAGACAAAGCAGCAGCACCACATCACTGCAACCGTACTCTTCGGGCTGGACCATGCTGCCGCGCTCGGATTGGCTGACGAGGAGGCCGTTAAAAAGATTGGGCAGAAGGCCGCGAAGTTCTATGACTGGAGGTCCGTGTGGTTTCGACAACGCCCAGGAGGCCCCCCGGTAAACAGCGCGATTCAGAGGACAATCGAAGATACGATTAGCCCCGACGAGAGTTTTTGGGGGCATGACGATCTTTATACGAACTGCGTGGCAGAGTGGCTTATGGAGAAATACGCTCCGAAGTCTGAAGTGGCAAACGCCTACTGGTTCTATCGTCCAAGAGACCACGAAAGCTTCCTCAACTACACCGGCGACCGCCTCAAAGGCTACAAGCAGGCCGCGGGCATCCTTGCCATCTATCCGCTCCAAGACCCTCAGGTTGAAAAGCAGGCCGCCAAAATGATGGACCGCTTTGCCGACAAAGTCATCGCCAACGGCCCCGCGATGTCAGATTCGGTAAATGCACTGGTATGGGCCAGACTCGGGCAAACCGACAAAGCTTATGAGACGTGGCGGAAGAGCTGGAGAGAATTCACAAATCACCCCCTCATGCTTTTCAGTGAGAAGCGTAGGAAAGAGGAGACGTATTTTTTAACCGGAGCGGGCGGAAGCCTGCAGACGGTGCTGTACGGTTTTCTGGGATTTCGTATAGACTTACAAAAGGCATCGAGTGCGGCGTGGTCCATTCAACTCAAAGATGGCCGGTGGCTCTCGGTGACACCCAATCTCCCGAAGGGGTGGAAGAAGGTAACCTTGAAGAACTTCACGGTTTTGGGTAAGAAATACACACTCATCGCAACCCACGACCAAGTGCGCGTTACGTCAGGAGATAATTGA
- a CDS encoding serine hydrolase has protein sequence MSLLPVVELCERAAAGGTFPGCAFAVGDPSGFEVRTVGRVRYWPDAPLVTEETVYDLASLTKVMATTTAAMILFDQGLLDLDQPVTEIVPEFRGEGKEDVSVKHLLLHNSGLPLSLPYQEVLSPSAEARNVVLSAPLQKKPGSETVYICLGFVVLQSVIERISVESLDAFIFKNLFEPAGLTSLTFRPLHRELCAPTETTPDWRKSWWPNPDENDHDEFIQGRVHDPMAFMLGGVSGNAGLFGHVRDVAEFARMMLNRGEMNGRQLIRPSTVESWTMRQSVESTRALGWDTKAEVVASAGSLMHATAYGHTGYTGTSIWIDPEAEMFAVLLSNRVHPTSENTKLLDFRGVFHDCVMHVVCGA, from the coding sequence GTGAGTCTGCTTCCCGTTGTCGAACTTTGTGAGCGGGCAGCTGCCGGGGGTACATTTCCTGGCTGCGCGTTCGCGGTTGGCGATCCGTCGGGCTTTGAAGTACGCACAGTCGGGCGCGTGCGCTACTGGCCCGATGCTCCTCTTGTAACGGAAGAGACTGTCTATGATCTTGCTTCGCTCACAAAGGTCATGGCTACGACGACTGCGGCGATGATCCTTTTCGATCAAGGCTTGCTGGACCTCGACCAACCCGTCACAGAGATCGTGCCGGAGTTTCGTGGAGAGGGCAAGGAGGATGTTTCGGTGAAGCATCTCCTGCTTCATAACTCTGGGCTGCCGCTCTCTTTGCCGTATCAGGAGGTTCTTTCCCCAAGTGCCGAAGCGCGAAATGTAGTTCTTTCTGCTCCGCTTCAAAAGAAGCCTGGATCGGAGACGGTCTATATCTGCCTTGGGTTTGTGGTGCTGCAATCGGTAATCGAAAGGATTTCTGTGGAGTCGTTGGATGCTTTCATCTTCAAGAATCTGTTTGAACCGGCAGGCCTGACTTCCCTCACCTTTCGACCCCTGCACCGTGAGCTCTGTGCCCCCACCGAGACCACGCCCGACTGGCGCAAGTCTTGGTGGCCGAACCCGGATGAGAACGACCATGATGAGTTCATTCAGGGGCGGGTTCACGACCCGATGGCGTTTATGCTTGGGGGAGTATCTGGGAATGCAGGGCTGTTTGGGCATGTACGGGATGTTGCCGAGTTTGCCCGGATGATGCTGAACCGAGGGGAGATGAACGGAAGGCAGCTGATTCGCCCTTCAACGGTTGAGAGCTGGACGATGCGACAATCGGTTGAGAGCACGAGGGCTTTGGGATGGGATACGAAAGCGGAGGTTGTGGCTTCAGCGGGGTCCCTGATGCATGCGACAGCTTATGGGCATACGGGCTACACTGGCACGTCGATCTGGATTGACCCGGAGGCAGAGATGTTTGCCGTGCTGTTGAGCAATCGAGTGCATCCGACTTCGGAAAACACGAAGCTGCTGGACTTTCGGGGTGTATTTCACGATTGCGTGATGCACGTCGTTTGTGGTGCATAA
- a CDS encoding B12-binding domain-containing protein: MDTPNDRTCSYDPLIELMARFENVKATDTSVDPFEGLSVEDVLKKHIVDGIKKNLEAHLADALESYTPLDIINNILLDGMKTVGELFGAGKMQLPFVLQSAEVMKASVRYLEPLMERVEGSEKGSILLATVAGDVHDIGKNLVDIILSNNGYRVVNIGIKQPINTILQQAQDNNCEVIGLSGLLVKSTLVMRDNLIEMNERKLTRIPVILGGAALTRAYVEEDLRSIYQGNVYYAKDAFEGLHLMETIQDAPIPELSTSEDADFIPRVKSHRLPDQEARFYVFDGVKSEVSTDIIPPSLPFYGARKFEKFDMFELYKYINPIALFRGQWQFKRPDGMANPEFTAWLDANVQPTFERLQRDLARIIKPKVKWGYFWCQSEGNDLIIYDEDQRGERARFRFPRQSIDRRQCLSDFFKSTDSGVMDVVGFHIVTVGSEVSEYERELFAKGDFQEYLYVHGMGVETAEALAEYWHEQIRKEMGIDDQEPDKKRLLFSAKYHGARYSFGYPACPNLEDQRILMDLLNPQDIGIELSEEYMLIPEQSTSAIIVHHPEAKYFNIR; the protein is encoded by the coding sequence ATGGACACACCCAACGATCGAACGTGCAGCTATGACCCATTGATCGAGCTCATGGCTCGATTTGAGAACGTCAAGGCAACCGATACGTCGGTCGATCCGTTTGAAGGCCTTAGCGTCGAAGACGTGCTCAAAAAGCATATTGTTGACGGCATCAAGAAGAACCTTGAGGCTCACCTGGCCGACGCATTGGAAAGCTACACGCCGCTGGATATCATCAACAACATCCTGCTCGACGGCATGAAGACTGTCGGCGAACTCTTTGGCGCAGGCAAGATGCAGCTCCCGTTTGTCTTGCAAAGCGCAGAAGTGATGAAGGCCTCGGTGCGCTACCTGGAACCCTTGATGGAGCGTGTGGAAGGGAGCGAGAAGGGCTCTATTCTGCTTGCCACCGTTGCCGGAGATGTGCATGATATCGGCAAGAATCTTGTCGATATCATCCTGTCGAACAATGGCTACCGGGTTGTGAACATTGGGATCAAGCAGCCGATCAACACCATCCTACAACAGGCCCAAGACAACAACTGTGAAGTGATTGGACTGAGCGGATTGCTCGTCAAGAGTACGCTCGTGATGCGGGACAACCTCATCGAAATGAACGAGCGCAAGCTAACCAGGATTCCTGTGATCTTGGGGGGTGCGGCGCTTACCCGAGCGTATGTTGAAGAGGATTTACGGTCGATCTATCAGGGCAACGTTTACTATGCTAAGGATGCTTTTGAAGGTCTTCACCTTATGGAGACTATTCAAGATGCGCCGATTCCAGAGTTGTCAACAAGTGAAGATGCTGACTTTATCCCACGAGTAAAGTCTCATCGACTACCCGATCAAGAAGCGCGATTCTATGTCTTTGATGGCGTAAAGAGTGAAGTATCCACCGACATCATCCCCCCTTCGCTTCCATTTTACGGCGCTCGAAAGTTTGAAAAGTTCGATATGTTCGAACTTTACAAATACATTAATCCTATTGCCTTATTCCGGGGCCAGTGGCAGTTTAAACGGCCTGATGGTATGGCGAATCCTGAATTTACTGCATGGCTTGATGCCAATGTTCAACCCACCTTTGAGAGGCTCCAGCGAGACTTGGCTCGGATTATTAAGCCGAAGGTCAAGTGGGGATATTTCTGGTGCCAATCGGAGGGGAACGACCTCATCATTTATGATGAAGATCAGAGGGGTGAGCGAGCTCGATTTAGGTTCCCGCGTCAATCCATCGACCGGCGCCAATGCCTTTCTGACTTTTTCAAGTCGACCGATTCAGGCGTGATGGATGTTGTTGGCTTTCACATTGTCACGGTGGGCTCGGAGGTCTCGGAGTATGAGCGCGAGTTGTTTGCAAAGGGCGATTTTCAGGAGTACCTTTATGTTCATGGGATGGGAGTTGAAACTGCCGAGGCGCTGGCGGAGTATTGGCATGAACAGATACGAAAAGAGATGGGCATCGACGACCAAGAGCCAGACAAAAAACGATTACTCTTTTCGGCTAAATATCATGGAGCGCGGTACTCATTCGGATACCCAGCTTGTCCTAATCTTGAGGATCAGCGCATCTTGATGGATTTACTTAACCCTCAAGATATCGGCATTGAACTAAGTGAAGAGTATATGCTGATCCCTGAGCAATCCACTTCAGCGATTATCGTACACCACCCCGAAGCCAAGTATTTTAATATTCGATAG
- a CDS encoding HD domain-containing protein, producing the protein MAALVKEDQIRKRRQYRDAIRPMVVKQAIVFVVVLLVFQQMLNAGGPQWKASVVADLVTATVAAIIGAFVLYRVAVGSFKQYTTAVSQLEVAEIDIVERLAKAAEFRDDATGGHVQRMSNYCGLLAKLANFSERDVDLLILASQMHDIGKIGIPDQILLKEGKLTPEERLIIESHVDIGAKVLKHGDTPLVQMAYEVVLTHHEKWDGTGYPNRLKGLEIPITGRIAALCDVFEALTCSRPYKRAWSFHEATREIAQQSGRHFDPQLVDIFMNNLDQFKEMYDRHLPDTEPWKAVVTVEQTDVPARVAENKLNETLVLHDFSDKAHAIEY; encoded by the coding sequence ATGGCGGCATTAGTTAAAGAAGACCAGATAAGGAAGAGACGGCAGTACCGTGACGCGATCCGGCCGATGGTCGTCAAGCAGGCCATTGTTTTCGTGGTCGTGCTTCTCGTTTTTCAGCAGATGCTCAATGCTGGTGGACCCCAGTGGAAAGCCAGTGTCGTAGCAGATCTCGTGACAGCTACGGTAGCCGCGATCATAGGTGCATTCGTGCTCTACCGCGTAGCTGTGGGCTCGTTCAAGCAATATACAACGGCTGTTAGTCAGCTTGAAGTTGCCGAGATAGACATCGTTGAGCGCCTTGCGAAGGCAGCAGAATTTCGTGACGACGCAACTGGTGGTCACGTTCAGCGGATGAGCAATTACTGCGGGTTGCTTGCCAAACTAGCCAACTTCTCCGAAAGAGATGTTGACCTCCTGATCCTTGCCAGCCAGATGCATGATATCGGGAAGATCGGAATTCCCGACCAAATCCTTCTCAAAGAAGGAAAGCTAACTCCGGAAGAACGTTTAATCATCGAATCTCACGTCGATATCGGAGCCAAGGTCCTCAAACACGGTGATACTCCGCTCGTGCAAATGGCGTACGAAGTCGTCCTTACTCATCACGAAAAATGGGACGGCACAGGTTATCCGAATCGACTTAAGGGCCTGGAGATTCCGATCACAGGTCGAATCGCCGCATTATGCGATGTCTTTGAGGCGCTCACATGCTCGAGGCCTTACAAGAGAGCCTGGTCGTTCCATGAGGCGACCAGGGAAATCGCTCAACAAAGCGGAAGGCATTTTGATCCACAACTCGTTGACATCTTCATGAACAATCTTGATCAGTTCAAAGAGATGTATGATAGGCACCTTCCTGATACCGAGCCCTGGAAAGCTGTTGTGACCGTTGAACAGACTGATGTGCCCGCAAGAGTTGCGGAGAACAAATTGAATGAGACGCTCGTTCTACACGATTTTAGCGATAAGGCACACGCTATCGAATATTAA
- a CDS encoding isocitrate/isopropylmalate dehydrogenase family protein has translation MSHKVCLVRGDGTGPELVAAVEKIIATAGVDIDWIDVEAGLKCVEAGKPIVPEETINKIKEVGIALKGPMTTPIGKGSVSPNVTLRKRLDLYACVRPVRVLPGVNTPFEGLDLVIFRENTEDLYAQIEYMATPHVAHSVKIISDAGTERIARAAFEYARKHGRKKVTAVHKANIMKVADGLFLRTCEAVAKDYPDIEFSDVIVDNMCMQLVTRWKNYDVLVTLNLYGDIISDLCAGMMGGLGVAPGANYGTGCSLFEAVHGSAPKYAGMDKVNPTALLLSATMMLDALGESKARQDIEGALEATLKKGIKTYDIGGSAKLSEFADALCSELRA, from the coding sequence ATGTCACACAAAGTTTGTTTAGTACGCGGAGATGGCACTGGACCAGAGCTGGTCGCTGCCGTGGAGAAGATTATCGCTACTGCCGGAGTAGATATCGACTGGATCGATGTCGAAGCCGGCCTAAAATGCGTTGAGGCTGGGAAGCCGATCGTCCCTGAAGAGACGATCAACAAGATCAAAGAGGTTGGGATCGCCCTCAAGGGCCCGATGACCACCCCGATCGGAAAGGGAAGCGTCAGCCCGAACGTCACACTCCGCAAGAGGCTCGACCTCTATGCCTGTGTACGTCCTGTTCGCGTCCTTCCCGGTGTGAATACGCCGTTCGAAGGGCTGGATCTTGTGATCTTCCGTGAGAACACCGAAGACCTGTACGCACAGATCGAATACATGGCAACCCCCCACGTCGCCCACTCGGTGAAGATCATCTCCGACGCAGGGACCGAGCGCATCGCTCGAGCTGCGTTTGAGTACGCAAGAAAGCACGGACGCAAGAAGGTTACGGCGGTCCATAAAGCCAATATCATGAAGGTCGCTGATGGACTCTTCCTGAGAACGTGCGAGGCCGTGGCAAAGGATTATCCAGACATCGAGTTCAGCGACGTGATTGTCGATAACATGTGCATGCAGCTCGTCACCCGCTGGAAGAACTACGACGTACTGGTCACCCTAAACCTGTATGGCGATATCATCAGCGACCTTTGTGCAGGCATGATGGGCGGGCTCGGCGTTGCTCCTGGCGCGAACTACGGCACAGGGTGCTCTCTGTTCGAGGCTGTTCATGGCTCGGCGCCAAAGTACGCGGGCATGGATAAGGTCAACCCTACTGCGCTGCTCCTTAGCGCAACCATGATGCTTGATGCATTGGGCGAATCCAAAGCCCGTCAAGATATCGAAGGCGCGCTTGAAGCAACCCTTAAAAAGGGAATCAAGACTTACGACATCGGCGGAAGTGCAAAGCTTTCTGAATTTGCCGATGCTCTTTGCAGCGAGCTAAGGGCATAA
- a CDS encoding four helix bundle protein — protein sequence MAKTFRELKVWQLAVQFASSIYELSRTFPKDESFGMTSQIRRAAVSVSSNIAEGWGRNRSTEFARFLEIALGSLRECESLLEVALEVGITTHESVESLKKQADDLGRALYMLHKETSLQAANRIVREEIAEYGSNES from the coding sequence ATGGCTAAGACTTTTCGTGAACTCAAGGTTTGGCAATTGGCAGTGCAGTTTGCATCGTCGATCTACGAACTGAGTCGGACGTTTCCAAAGGACGAGTCTTTTGGAATGACTTCACAGATTCGCCGTGCAGCCGTTTCCGTTTCATCAAACATTGCCGAGGGCTGGGGCAGAAACAGGAGCACAGAGTTTGCGCGATTTCTTGAGATCGCTCTTGGCTCCTTACGCGAGTGCGAGAGTCTTCTTGAAGTCGCGCTTGAAGTTGGAATCACAACGCATGAGTCGGTTGAGTCACTGAAGAAGCAGGCCGATGACCTCGGACGTGCACTCTACATGCTTCACAAAGAAACGAGCCTGCAGGCAGCAAACCGAATCGTTCGCGAAGAAATCGCTGAATATGGATCAAACGAAAGCTAA
- a CDS encoding helix-turn-helix transcriptional regulator, whose translation MLNGNEMTAGDIAKHFDITAPSMSHHFNILKEADLVFTRRNGQQILYSLNTTAFQDLMTVFMDIFKFDTEQLDTTQETVIE comes from the coding sequence ATGCTGAACGGCAACGAAATGACCGCTGGCGACATCGCCAAGCATTTTGATATCACGGCGCCATCAATGTCGCATCACTTTAATATCTTGAAGGAGGCCGACCTCGTTTTCACTAGACGGAACGGTCAGCAAATTTTGTACTCGCTGAACACCACTGCCTTTCAAGACCTCATGACAGTATTCATGGATATATTTAAGTTTGATACAGAACAATTGGACACTACTCAGGAGACCGTAATCGAATGA